A part of Daphnia pulex isolate KAP4 chromosome 6, ASM2113471v1 genomic DNA contains:
- the LOC124195381 gene encoding 39S ribosomal protein L16, mitochondrial-like, translated as MFSTRLLKQASYSRVMIQIQVAGMKNFQPPPDYSHIQLPERPKLQFKDKVPTYPSNLKPPKMSKRLTFMRGPEPIHTEFIHKQYGIVALCGGRLHSGHIEMIRMTINRKMDPSKMFAVWRIDSPWQPLTRKGQGKRMGGGKGAIDHYVVPIKAGRVIVELGGKCEFEQALPFLKEVAHILPFKAKATSYELMEAEKIEQQRLQKANINPYTAEYVIRNNMGGCHTWISPSDKKWYFKYV; from the exons atgttttcaacaa GACTATTAAAGCAAGCTTCATACTCAAGAGTGATGATTCAAATTCAAGTGGCTGGAATGAAGAATTTTCAACCCCCACCTGATTATTCAC aCATTCAACTGCCTGAGAGACCAAAATTACAATTCAAGGATAAAGTGCCTACATATCCTTCCAATTTGAAACCTCCCAAAATGTCCAAACGACTCACTTTCATGAGAGGGCCTGAGCCAATTCATACAGAGTTCATCCACAAACAGTATGGCATTGTG GCATTGTGTGGAGGTAGATTACATTCTGGCCACATTGAAATGATCAGGATGACAATCAATAGAAAGATGGATCCATCCAAAATGTTTGCAGTATGGAGAATTGATTCACCCTGGCAACCCCTTACGCGGAAG GGTCAAGGAAAACGAATGGGTGGAGGTAAAGGTGCCATCGATCATTATGTCGTTCCTATAAAGGCTGGCCGTGTCATCGTCGAGCTTGGCGGAAAATGCGAATTCGAGCAAGCATTGCCATTCTTGAAGGAAGTCGCCCACATCCTTCCATTCAAAGCTAAG gcAACCAGCTATGAACTTATGGAAGCTGAGAAAATTGAACAACAGCGGTTACAAAAAGCCAACATTAATCCATACACTGCTGAATATGTTATACGAAATAATATGGGAGGCTGTCACACATGGATCTCGCCAAGTGACAAAAAATGGTATTTCAAATATGTCTAG